Proteins from a genomic interval of Proteiniborus ethanoligenes:
- a CDS encoding MFS transporter, which yields MTESSISVSTNLSYNKRVNIINGILATIGANLVNPYLSKFAERLGATDYQIAYLTSLPHFISILAFIPGAILIESLSNKQKTIGSTMLLHRVFFLFIAFIPFLDVNQASLFVLMIGLMNLPGAIGNMGYQATMGDVFCSKELGQAMGLRNRYSSIIGIFITFLSGKLLTSIPNTNEETVKLYQLFFIVAFLVSIAEVIYFFKFKNVVVQNKRESKYINSLKQVLKEIPKNKKFLMFTFASLFFHIGWVGAQPLFNIYTIKILKANESWLSAISIASGLSSILTYTKWPVLAEKKGTHIALSIAIIGMGITPILYTLSKSLFMLLLFNILIGVSVAGTVLLLFNILLEIIPSENKTVYIAIYNTLIAIISGISPIVGVKLMNMTNITIALIAVAIVRLTSSMFFYRMK from the coding sequence ATGACTGAAAGCTCTATATCTGTAAGTACAAACCTCAGTTATAACAAAAGAGTCAATATTATAAATGGTATATTGGCTACTATTGGGGCAAATTTAGTAAATCCTTATCTTTCAAAATTTGCTGAAAGGCTAGGTGCTACTGATTATCAAATAGCTTATCTTACATCATTACCTCATTTCATCAGTATATTAGCATTTATTCCAGGGGCAATACTAATCGAATCCCTTAGTAATAAACAAAAGACCATAGGCAGCACAATGCTATTACATAGAGTTTTCTTTTTATTTATAGCTTTTATACCTTTTTTGGATGTAAACCAGGCTAGCCTATTTGTACTTATGATAGGCTTAATGAACTTACCTGGTGCTATTGGGAATATGGGATATCAGGCTACTATGGGAGATGTGTTTTGTTCTAAAGAGCTGGGACAGGCAATGGGACTTAGAAATAGGTATTCTTCCATTATTGGAATATTTATAACCTTTTTATCAGGAAAGCTGCTAACTTCTATTCCAAATACAAATGAAGAAACTGTGAAGCTATACCAATTGTTTTTTATTGTAGCTTTTTTGGTATCTATAGCTGAAGTAATTTATTTCTTTAAATTCAAGAATGTCGTAGTTCAAAACAAAAGAGAATCTAAATACATAAACAGTTTAAAGCAAGTACTAAAGGAGATCCCTAAAAACAAGAAATTTCTTATGTTTACATTTGCCTCATTATTTTTCCACATTGGTTGGGTAGGTGCACAGCCTCTTTTCAATATATATACTATAAAAATACTTAAAGCTAATGAATCATGGCTTTCAGCAATATCTATTGCTAGTGGATTGTCTTCAATATTAACATATACCAAATGGCCAGTATTGGCAGAAAAAAAAGGCACTCATATTGCCTTAAGTATAGCTATTATAGGTATGGGCATAACTCCAATATTATATACTCTAAGTAAAAGCTTATTTATGCTATTATTATTTAATATTTTAATAGGAGTATCAGTAGCTGGTACAGTTCTACTGCTATTTAATATATTGCTAGAGATAATTCCAAGTGAAAATAAAACAGTTTATATAGCTATATATAATACTCTAATAGCTATTATATCTGGTATATCTCCTATTGTTGGAGTTAAGCTTATGAATATGACAAATATAACAATAGCTTTAATTGCAGTTGCTATTGTTAGGCTTACATCAAGCATGTTCTTTTATAGGATGAAATGA
- a CDS encoding S-layer homology domain-containing protein: MKRRKSLWIILSIALFLSTVTAFADIKVDLKGHWVERVIDKSIVEAHFKYLIKDSTISFNPDFKIDKKNFMLSLYTMISTDKDSSTEKLNDKAHTEKVGKYLITKKILEGDSSLEGKLTRKEAVKYMIKTLELSKEIQLTDTNYTPYKDILGLDDTYKRYILKANMIGLIKGYGDSSFRPEEDISISETIVLLQELKKQIEESTSIPYKIVEEKTQKDTISTKEKGDKVLVTISKEFPTSGYNMGIKRVEKYAEGKYRVHLDIKAPEPNRVVLQVITQIRATIEIDKKSLDKKYTFEIAQ; this comes from the coding sequence ATGAAAAGAAGAAAATCATTATGGATTATACTATCTATAGCCTTATTCTTAAGTACAGTAACAGCCTTTGCAGATATTAAAGTAGACTTAAAGGGGCATTGGGTAGAGAGGGTCATAGATAAAAGTATAGTAGAAGCTCACTTTAAATACTTAATCAAGGATAGCACAATATCATTTAACCCTGATTTTAAAATAGACAAGAAGAACTTTATGCTTTCACTTTATACCATGATAAGCACAGATAAAGACAGTAGTACAGAAAAACTAAATGATAAGGCACATACAGAAAAAGTAGGAAAATATCTTATAACTAAAAAAATACTAGAAGGAGACTCTAGCTTAGAAGGTAAGCTAACTAGAAAAGAAGCAGTCAAGTATATGATAAAAACATTAGAGCTTTCTAAGGAGATACAGTTAACAGATACAAACTACACACCATATAAGGACATACTAGGATTAGATGATACATACAAAAGATACATATTAAAGGCAAATATGATTGGTTTAATCAAAGGCTATGGAGATAGTAGCTTTAGACCAGAAGAAGATATAAGCATATCTGAAACTATTGTACTGCTACAAGAACTTAAAAAGCAAATTGAAGAGAGCACAAGTATACCCTATAAAATAGTAGAGGAAAAAACTCAAAAGGATACCATCAGTACAAAAGAAAAAGGGGACAAAGTACTAGTAACAATTTCAAAAGAATTTCCTACATCAGGCTATAATATGGGTATAAAAAGAGTAGAAAAATATGCAGAAGGTAAATATAGAGTTCACCTAGATATTAAAGCACCAGAACCAAACAGAGTAGTACTTCAAGTAATCACACAAATAAGAGCAACCATAGAAATAGATAAAAAATCCCTAGACAAAAAATACACCTTTGAAATAGCACAGTAG
- a CDS encoding stalk domain-containing protein: MTKKLIKTLIIILLMISSFNVAIFAGSSEPQVVQDIKIFKDGIEFKTDKPVYIFNGNTLVPMRAIFEQLGAEVTWDAEKKAITARTEDKNIELSIDSKAAKVNDQEHLLSIAPKLINSTTYVPLRFIAESLMYEVDWNGENKIISIINTQDIKALKQLKVYESSSNFKDDYIKMEIVDNERIRVEGRSGLGKTNWSFMVKKSNNNDIISEYLDVKSNGSYEGTFNLRNKLKDGEYYVDTYFSKARYSTYWSYYWNIPLENRNGEIFFLISPVYENNYVQFLKNSVIETSEYLDLSIIRNESERNQIESLAKEITKGTNSEYEKLLKINDWVAQNIYYDWDAYLTGGYVGTSPYETLQNKRSVCQGYAELTNALIRSVGIPSRIVVGHALGGSAGGGYWDVVDHTKSNHAWNEALIDGRWIILDTTWNSRNKYQDGSFENGDMIYRYFDPSLEVFSYTHKILKITK, from the coding sequence ATGACTAAAAAACTTATAAAAACATTAATAATTATTCTGCTTATGATTTCCAGTTTTAATGTTGCAATTTTTGCGGGAAGTTCTGAACCACAAGTAGTACAGGATATTAAAATTTTTAAAGATGGTATTGAGTTTAAAACCGATAAGCCAGTCTATATTTTTAATGGAAATACCTTAGTTCCTATGAGGGCAATATTTGAACAACTTGGGGCTGAAGTCACTTGGGATGCGGAAAAAAAAGCAATCACAGCAAGAACTGAAGACAAAAATATTGAATTATCTATCGATAGTAAAGCTGCAAAGGTAAATGATCAGGAACATTTACTATCAATTGCACCAAAGCTAATTAACAGTACTACATATGTACCATTAAGATTTATAGCGGAAAGCCTTATGTACGAGGTAGATTGGAATGGCGAAAATAAAATAATATCTATAATTAATACTCAGGATATAAAAGCTTTGAAACAGCTAAAGGTATATGAAAGCTCATCAAATTTTAAAGATGATTATATAAAAATGGAGATTGTAGATAATGAGAGAATTAGAGTTGAAGGGCGATCAGGTTTAGGCAAAACAAATTGGTCATTCATGGTTAAAAAATCAAATAATAATGATATTATTAGTGAATACCTAGATGTTAAATCTAATGGTTCATATGAAGGAACATTTAATTTAAGAAATAAGCTAAAGGATGGAGAATATTATGTAGATACCTACTTTAGTAAAGCTAGATATTCTACCTACTGGAGCTACTATTGGAATATACCATTAGAAAATAGGAACGGTGAAATATTTTTTTTAATCTCACCAGTGTATGAAAATAATTATGTGCAGTTTTTAAAGAATTCTGTTATTGAGACAAGTGAATATTTAGATTTAAGTATAATTAGAAATGAAAGCGAAAGAAACCAAATAGAGAGTTTGGCTAAGGAAATTACAAAAGGCACAAATTCCGAATATGAAAAACTTTTAAAGATAAATGATTGGGTTGCACAAAATATTTATTATGATTGGGATGCATATTTAACTGGCGGATATGTAGGAACTAGTCCCTATGAAACCTTGCAAAACAAAAGATCCGTATGTCAAGGGTATGCAGAATTGACTAATGCACTTATTAGATCAGTTGGGATACCTTCAAGAATAGTAGTAGGACATGCATTGGGGGGAAGTGCAGGTGGTGGTTATTGGGATGTTGTCGACCATACAAAATCGAATCACGCTTGGAATGAAGCTTTAATTGATGGTAGATGGATTATTCTAGATACAACATGGAATAGCAGGAACAAGTATCAGGATGGTTCTTTTGAAAATGGAGATATGATATACAGATATTTTGACCCAAGCTTAGAGGTGTTTTCCTATACACATAAGATTCTAAAGATAACCAAGTAA
- a CDS encoding CTP synthase, whose product MSTKYIFVTGGVVSSLGKGITAAALGQLLKARGVKVTIQKFDPYINVDPGTMSPYQHGEVFVTDDGAETDLDLGHYERFIDINLGKYSNVTTGKVYWSVLNKERKGEYLGRTVQVIPHITNEIKERVFRAAKEKDVDVVITEIGGTVGDIESLPFLEAIRQIKYDIGKENVMYIHVTLVPYLSKAGELKTKPTQHSVKELMSIGIRPDVLVCRTEYPISQEMKDKIALFCDMDSSHVIQNIDADTLYEIPMLLEEEGLPQLAIEHLGLDCSQPDLKEWTDMLQKVKHTKGKVNISLVGKYVELKDAYLSVAEALRHAGIANEVDICIDWVQSEDLTQENVKEQLQTADGILVPGGFGDRGIDGKLHAIKYARENNIPFLGICLGMQLAVVEYAQNVAGLKNAHSSELEPETPYPVIDLMPEQRDIDSLGGTMRLGLYPCKVAEGTKAMEAYGEELIYERHRHRYEFNNEFRDRLLEQGLIISGLSPDERLVEIIELKDHPWFVAAQFHPEFKSRPTRSHPLFREFIKAAKSDTNTSC is encoded by the coding sequence ATGTCCACCAAATATATTTTCGTAACAGGAGGAGTAGTCTCATCACTAGGAAAAGGAATAACGGCAGCAGCCCTAGGACAACTACTAAAAGCAAGAGGAGTAAAAGTAACCATACAAAAATTTGATCCATATATAAACGTGGACCCAGGCACTATGAGTCCATACCAGCATGGAGAAGTATTCGTAACAGACGATGGAGCAGAAACAGACTTAGATTTAGGACATTATGAAAGATTCATCGACATCAATCTAGGCAAATATTCAAACGTAACTACAGGAAAAGTTTACTGGTCAGTGCTCAACAAAGAGAGAAAAGGCGAATACTTAGGGAGGACAGTACAAGTTATACCTCACATAACAAACGAAATAAAAGAAAGAGTATTCAGAGCAGCCAAAGAAAAAGACGTTGACGTAGTTATTACAGAAATAGGCGGTACAGTTGGAGACATAGAAAGCCTACCATTCCTTGAAGCCATTAGACAGATAAAATACGATATAGGCAAAGAAAATGTAATGTATATTCATGTTACATTAGTACCATATCTTTCAAAGGCAGGAGAGTTAAAAACAAAGCCTACACAGCATAGTGTAAAAGAGCTAATGAGCATAGGTATCCGTCCAGATGTACTAGTCTGTAGAACAGAGTACCCAATATCTCAAGAAATGAAAGACAAAATAGCCTTATTTTGTGACATGGATTCATCTCATGTAATACAAAACATAGATGCAGATACTCTATATGAAATCCCTATGCTACTAGAAGAAGAAGGATTGCCGCAGTTAGCTATAGAGCATTTGGGACTAGATTGTAGCCAGCCAGACCTTAAAGAATGGACAGATATGCTACAAAAAGTAAAGCATACAAAAGGAAAGGTCAACATATCCTTAGTAGGTAAATATGTAGAGTTAAAGGACGCATATCTTTCAGTAGCAGAAGCTCTTAGACATGCAGGCATAGCAAATGAAGTAGATATATGCATAGATTGGGTACAATCAGAAGACCTAACACAAGAAAACGTAAAAGAACAACTCCAAACAGCAGATGGTATTTTAGTCCCAGGTGGCTTTGGAGACAGAGGGATAGATGGAAAGCTACATGCAATTAAATACGCAAGAGAAAACAACATACCTTTCTTAGGCATATGCTTAGGTATGCAGCTTGCCGTAGTAGAATATGCACAGAATGTAGCAGGACTGAAAAATGCTCATAGCTCAGAGCTAGAGCCAGAAACTCCTTATCCAGTCATAGACCTAATGCCAGAACAAAGAGATATAGATAGCCTAGGGGGAACCATGAGACTAGGACTATATCCATGTAAGGTTGCAGAAGGCACAAAGGCTATGGAGGCCTATGGAGAAGAGCTTATATATGAAAGACATAGGCATAGATATGAGTTCAACAACGAGTTTAGAGATAGACTACTAGAGCAAGGACTAATTATAAGTGGATTGTCACCAGATGAAAGGCTAGTAGAGATTATAGAACTAAAGGACCATCCTTGGTTTGTAGCAGCACAGTTTCACCCAGAGTTTAAATCAAGACCAACTAGAAGTCATCCGCTATTTAGAGAGTTCATAAAGGCAGCAAAGTCAGATACTAACACTAGCTGTTAG
- a CDS encoding S-layer homology domain-containing protein has translation MKKVLSLVLVLTLVLGSFSFAFAAPSDVVGTDYEDAVERLSQLKVLTGYPDGTFKPNNTITRAEFAAAVVRVKGLESAALAAQGSTVFTDVPAGNWAAGYVNIASKLGIVKGMGDGTFAPNSPVTYEQAVTMVMRALGYETAAESRGGYPYGYLIVANENDLLDQVKGVQGLPAVRGLVAQLLDNALEIEMMVQVGTGITGQPVWVKSGTQGTTAVTLLDELGFKNVEGMVTIVNTTKSSIKVGDTTLTAPAGFDFNFYEGLTVKAWYASGKIVALSQQNEAKYDAVIYSSSDGKLKLVTENVKYDVATGANLKLNGTTEVKANFDDVDYAKIVLDEDGNIAWAKGYTFDGNIVVKDVKDDVVYSYNKDELDVNKYTLIRDGKTVKAEELDDMDILFYNASQKFAVVINIEESGEIERVYSDGFKFDGEVYDLSAKYLDGSKLAGLTATALDAMKKEGTVTVYFDYNGNPVLVVGDTGAVTTNSSYALLASPLARYEGRGSAVYYTFDVLNSEGKIVKYDLTKAFIEDSAKFVGFGTNDGSISNPTIGTKHDVVIVTLNANGAVTKVEKLRQTNISTAFKTTATYAEGLRLQSDATVFWTNNESAVADYTVMTWAKADAEFSQVQGGKLYEVDGRVVAMFIDATNADASDATVKGLITDVKNLRVGGKQEITMQINGKEEVYLTSLTFEKATVVGTVYDVKVGNKSGEIVAGTMATKVSGKIDTNGISLTDRTIKIGGVTYELVSDAVIYVGNPTDGYAKKALRDLSDKVGTEDTVTLYFDGTSGRFIKYVVK, from the coding sequence ATGAAGAAGGTTTTATCATTAGTACTAGTACTTACATTAGTACTTGGTAGCTTCAGCTTCGCGTTCGCTGCACCAAGCGATGTAGTTGGTACAGACTACGAAGATGCTGTAGAGAGACTATCTCAATTAAAAGTACTAACAGGCTATCCAGATGGTACATTTAAACCAAATAACACAATAACAAGAGCAGAATTTGCTGCTGCAGTAGTTAGAGTAAAAGGCTTAGAGTCTGCTGCTTTAGCTGCACAAGGATCTACTGTATTTACAGACGTTCCAGCAGGAAACTGGGCTGCAGGATATGTAAATATAGCTTCTAAATTAGGTATTGTTAAGGGTATGGGAGACGGAACATTTGCTCCAAATAGTCCTGTAACTTACGAACAAGCAGTAACTATGGTTATGAGAGCATTAGGCTATGAAACAGCTGCAGAATCAAGAGGAGGATATCCATACGGATACCTAATCGTAGCTAACGAAAATGATTTACTTGATCAAGTAAAAGGCGTTCAAGGTCTTCCAGCAGTTAGAGGATTAGTAGCTCAATTACTTGACAATGCACTTGAAATCGAAATGATGGTTCAAGTTGGTACTGGAATAACTGGTCAACCTGTATGGGTTAAATCAGGTACACAAGGTACTACTGCAGTTACTTTGTTAGATGAGCTTGGATTTAAAAATGTTGAAGGTATGGTTACTATAGTTAATACAACAAAGAGTTCTATAAAAGTAGGCGATACTACTTTAACAGCTCCAGCTGGATTTGATTTCAATTTCTATGAAGGCTTGACTGTAAAAGCTTGGTATGCTTCAGGTAAAATAGTAGCATTATCTCAACAAAATGAAGCTAAATATGATGCTGTTATTTATTCGTCATCAGATGGAAAACTTAAGCTAGTGACAGAAAACGTAAAATATGACGTTGCAACTGGAGCAAATTTAAAACTTAATGGAACAACAGAAGTAAAAGCTAATTTTGATGATGTAGATTATGCAAAAATAGTACTTGATGAAGACGGAAACATTGCTTGGGCAAAAGGATATACATTTGATGGCAATATAGTAGTTAAAGATGTTAAAGATGATGTTGTCTATAGCTATAACAAAGATGAATTAGATGTAAATAAATACACATTAATTAGAGATGGCAAAACTGTAAAAGCAGAAGAATTAGATGATATGGATATCTTATTCTATAATGCATCACAAAAATTCGCTGTTGTAATCAATATAGAAGAAAGTGGCGAAATCGAAAGAGTTTACAGTGATGGATTTAAGTTTGATGGAGAAGTTTACGATTTATCTGCTAAATATCTTGACGGAAGCAAACTAGCAGGTTTAACGGCAACTGCATTAGATGCAATGAAGAAAGAAGGAACAGTGACTGTATACTTCGATTATAATGGAAACCCAGTACTTGTAGTAGGAGATACTGGAGCAGTTACAACTAATAGTTCATATGCTTTATTAGCAAGTCCACTTGCTAGATATGAAGGAAGAGGTTCAGCAGTATACTATACATTTGATGTATTAAATAGTGAAGGTAAAATAGTAAAATACGATTTAACGAAAGCATTTATTGAAGATTCAGCAAAATTTGTTGGTTTTGGAACTAACGATGGCTCAATCTCTAATCCTACTATAGGAACAAAACATGATGTTGTTATAGTTACACTTAATGCAAATGGGGCAGTGACAAAAGTTGAAAAATTAAGACAAACAAATATTTCAACTGCATTTAAAACTACTGCAACTTATGCTGAAGGTCTTAGATTACAATCAGATGCTACAGTATTCTGGACAAATAACGAATCAGCTGTTGCTGATTATACAGTAATGACATGGGCAAAAGCTGATGCTGAATTTAGCCAAGTTCAAGGTGGCAAATTGTATGAAGTAGATGGTAGAGTAGTAGCTATGTTTATAGACGCTACAAATGCAGACGCTAGTGATGCTACTGTTAAAGGTTTAATTACAGATGTTAAAAACCTTAGAGTAGGTGGCAAACAAGAAATAACAATGCAAATAAATGGAAAAGAAGAAGTATATTTGACATCATTAACTTTTGAAAAAGCTACAGTAGTTGGAACAGTATATGATGTTAAGGTTGGCAATAAGTCTGGTGAAATAGTAGCAGGAACAATGGCTACTAAAGTATCAGGAAAAATTGATACAAACGGAATAAGCTTAACAGATAGAACAATAAAAATTGGTGGAGTAACTTATGAGCTTGTATCAGATGCAGTAATTTACGTAGGAAATCCTACAGATGGATATGCTAAGAAAGCTTTAAGAGATCTATCTGACAAAGTTGGAACAGAAGATACTGTAACACTTTACTTTGATGGAACAAGTGGCAGATTTATCAAGTATGTTGTAAAATAG
- a CDS encoding TolC family protein, which translates to MRRFMSFVLAVVMLFSIGAVAYAEGNSVNEVKENKEIELSLKQAIEYALEHSRDVKIQDLDMKRTELKYEQDRSVIRGLDGIEDVSSINYDLIPDGPDKPSYEDFRESQKSIPTYELHLLELGVLDRQLKLSRQISIWNKEIKENEIKFNVEKAYFDLLQSEKDLEIAREGLELVNRQYEQSKKMYELGTISRQQLLSVELAVSQAQSGLDMATMGYELQKMSFNNTLGLPLDQKVKLTDKIEYKEHEEISLEESIQAAKENSAMLKVSQEGFELSELTFKAVKARHSTPNQYKYREQEIAVEQAAKNLDMAKNGVEMSVRAAYYSLITAEKQIKTYEKAVENAQKAYELTELSYELGQNTANDVTKARIDLMDAKKNLSKQIHAYNLALLDYKYSIGLGKNTI; encoded by the coding sequence ATGAGGAGATTTATGTCATTTGTTTTAGCTGTTGTCATGCTTTTTTCTATAGGTGCTGTTGCTTATGCAGAGGGTAATAGTGTAAATGAGGTTAAAGAAAATAAAGAAATTGAATTAAGCTTAAAACAGGCTATAGAATATGCCTTAGAGCATAGTAGAGATGTAAAAATACAGGATTTAGATATGAAGAGAACAGAGCTGAAATATGAACAAGATAGAAGCGTTATAAGAGGACTTGATGGTATTGAAGATGTGTCTAGTATAAATTATGATTTAATACCAGATGGCCCTGACAAGCCAAGTTATGAAGATTTTAGAGAATCTCAAAAAAGTATTCCAACATATGAACTACATCTCTTAGAACTTGGTGTTCTAGACAGACAGTTAAAGCTTTCAAGACAAATATCCATATGGAATAAAGAAATAAAAGAAAATGAGATAAAATTCAATGTAGAAAAAGCTTATTTTGATTTGTTACAAAGTGAAAAGGATTTAGAAATAGCTAGAGAAGGTTTAGAGTTGGTAAATAGACAATATGAACAAAGCAAAAAAATGTACGAATTAGGTACTATTTCCCGTCAGCAGCTTTTATCAGTAGAGCTTGCTGTATCTCAAGCTCAATCAGGATTAGATATGGCAACAATGGGATATGAATTGCAAAAAATGAGCTTTAACAATACATTAGGTCTACCTTTAGATCAGAAAGTAAAGCTAACTGATAAGATAGAGTATAAAGAGCATGAGGAAATAAGCTTAGAGGAATCAATTCAAGCTGCTAAAGAAAACAGTGCAATGCTAAAGGTTTCTCAGGAAGGCTTTGAGTTATCTGAGCTTACATTTAAAGCTGTAAAAGCTAGACACTCTACTCCAAATCAATACAAATACAGAGAACAAGAAATCGCAGTAGAACAAGCAGCTAAAAACCTTGATATGGCTAAAAATGGTGTTGAAATGTCTGTAAGAGCTGCATATTATAGCTTAATTACAGCAGAGAAACAGATAAAGACCTATGAAAAGGCAGTAGAAAACGCACAAAAGGCATATGAGCTAACAGAGCTAAGCTATGAGCTAGGTCAAAATACTGCAAATGATGTTACAAAGGCTAGAATAGATTTAATGGATGCTAAGAAGAATCTTTCCAAGCAAATACATGCATATAACTTAGCATTGCTTGATTATAAATATAGTATAGGTTTAGGGAAAAACACAATATAA
- a CDS encoding S41 family peptidase, translated as MNIKNISKKFLPIILAFTLIIASPSTLALGEVEQPQQMEQAEQQEYNVKEALTFLENLIKFVKLNYAYEVTEEQLVEGAIKGALSVLDGYSSYYTENEFKELNETLSGEFGGIGVHITEKDGYILVVSPIKGTPGFKAGILPEDLIVTVDDVDIKGFTTQKAASLIRGEPGTTVKLGIRRNGEDKLLYFNLTRAIIEINPVEYEILKNNIGYIKITEFNDHALENVIKVLGEFDNNKVKKVIFDLRNNPGGGLNEVLNILRFLIPEGPLVHIRDANENIRTYNSYLDAPKYKLAVLVNGGSASASEIFAGAVQDRGVGTIIGTKTFGKGTVQTVLTLVNGGGLKLTTAEYLTPNKNPVNNVGIEPDIIVENTTEEDLQLKKAIKILKEQ; from the coding sequence ATGAACATAAAAAACATCTCTAAAAAATTCTTACCTATTATATTAGCATTTACATTAATCATAGCTTCACCTAGTACATTAGCTTTAGGTGAGGTAGAGCAGCCACAACAAATGGAACAAGCAGAACAGCAAGAATATAACGTAAAAGAAGCCTTAACATTCCTCGAAAATCTAATAAAGTTTGTAAAACTCAACTATGCATATGAGGTAACAGAAGAGCAGCTTGTAGAAGGAGCCATAAAAGGAGCACTTTCAGTCTTAGATGGCTACAGCAGCTATTACACAGAAAATGAATTCAAGGAGCTTAACGAAACCCTATCAGGTGAATTTGGAGGCATAGGCGTTCATATAACAGAAAAAGATGGATACATTCTAGTAGTTTCACCAATAAAAGGCACTCCAGGCTTTAAAGCAGGTATATTACCAGAGGATCTTATAGTGACAGTGGATGATGTAGATATTAAAGGCTTCACTACTCAAAAAGCGGCCAGCCTTATAAGAGGAGAGCCAGGAACTACAGTAAAGCTAGGTATAAGGAGAAATGGAGAAGACAAGCTTTTGTATTTTAACCTAACAAGAGCAATCATAGAAATAAATCCAGTAGAATATGAAATCTTAAAGAACAACATAGGCTACATAAAAATAACAGAATTTAATGACCATGCACTAGAAAATGTAATAAAGGTACTAGGAGAGTTCGACAATAACAAGGTTAAAAAAGTAATATTTGATCTCAGAAACAATCCTGGTGGTGGTTTAAATGAAGTATTAAACATACTTAGATTTTTGATTCCAGAAGGACCACTAGTACACATAAGAGATGCCAATGAAAATATCAGAACCTATAATTCTTATTTAGATGCGCCTAAATATAAACTAGCAGTATTAGTCAATGGAGGTAGTGCTAGTGCATCTGAAATATTTGCAGGGGCTGTACAGGACAGAGGGGTAGGTACTATAATAGGAACCAAAACCTTTGGAAAAGGAACAGTTCAAACAGTACTCACTCTAGTAAATGGTGGAGGATTAAAACTAACTACAGCAGAATACCTTACACCAAACAAAAACCCTGTTAACAATGTAGGTATAGAACCAGACATAATAGTCGAAAATACAACAGAAGAAGACCTACAGCTAAAAAAAGCCATAAAAATACTTAAAGAACAGTAG
- a CDS encoding polysaccharide deacetylase family protein — MKKLTFSIVITLFLTFIFTSYSHAANYELAILSILEERYVQLKEENQRQREEILKLYNQLSPKAAEKIPVLLYHHLLKEEEMKAYGWENNDSVISVEAFSEQMKYLYDNGYYTATLDELWDFLNENKTLPEKTVVITFDDGYLSNAVYAYPIMKEYGFKGVIFMRGGATIYPQKPFDPKGLQSISLEENYKYEDVFEYGCHTYDLHRKDIKDVALLVSSSKEEILEDLSKNKKLFNTDYIAYPFGKYNDSTLEYLKELGYKMGFTIKRGYVSKNSDKLQLPRFIIDPTINMDKFKKILQ; from the coding sequence ATGAAAAAACTGACATTTTCAATTGTTATTACTCTTTTCTTAACTTTTATATTTACTAGCTATTCCCATGCAGCAAACTATGAACTTGCAATTTTATCAATTTTAGAAGAAAGATATGTTCAGCTAAAAGAAGAAAACCAAAGACAAAGAGAAGAGATATTAAAGCTCTATAATCAGCTTAGCCCTAAGGCAGCAGAAAAAATTCCTGTTCTTCTTTATCATCATCTGCTTAAAGAAGAAGAGATGAAGGCTTATGGATGGGAAAATAATGATAGTGTAATATCCGTTGAAGCTTTTTCTGAACAAATGAAGTACCTTTATGATAATGGTTATTATACGGCTACATTAGATGAGTTATGGGATTTTCTAAATGAAAACAAAACTCTGCCTGAGAAAACCGTTGTTATTACCTTTGACGACGGGTATTTGAGTAATGCTGTATATGCTTATCCCATAATGAAGGAATATGGCTTTAAAGGGGTTATATTTATGAGAGGTGGAGCAACTATATACCCACAGAAGCCTTTTGACCCTAAAGGTCTGCAGTCAATCTCTCTTGAAGAAAATTATAAATATGAAGATGTATTTGAGTACGGCTGTCATACTTATGATCTTCACCGAAAGGACATAAAAGATGTTGCTCTGTTAGTGAGTTCAAGTAAAGAGGAAATATTAGAAGACTTAAGTAAAAACAAGAAACTGTTTAATACCGATTACATAGCCTATCCCTTTGGCAAATATAATGACAGCACTCTTGAATATTTAAAAGAATTAGGATATAAAATGGGATTTACTATAAAGAGAGGATATGTATCTAAAAATAGCGACAAGCTACAGCTCCCTCGTTTCATAATAGACCCAACTATTAATATGGACAAGTTTAAGAAAATTTTACAATAA